Proteins from a genomic interval of Sphingopyxis sp. QXT-31:
- a CDS encoding GxxExxY protein, translating to MGEAALHIDQVTHEVIGVAMRLHSEIGPGLLESVYETILAGRLASMGYKVDRQRPIDVIFDGIEFREVARADLVIDDRLVVEVKSTENLHPVHAKQVLTYLRLLHMPVGLLINFGEPTLKQGIRRLVNDHKDSASSASLRENLDIPTSGSTGPLQG from the coding sequence ATGGGCGAGGCGGCGCTCCATATCGACCAAGTTACGCACGAGGTGATCGGCGTCGCGATGCGCCTGCACAGCGAGATCGGGCCGGGGCTTCTGGAAAGCGTCTATGAAACGATCCTTGCCGGGCGCTTGGCCTCGATGGGCTACAAGGTCGATCGGCAACGTCCGATCGACGTCATTTTCGACGGGATTGAATTTCGCGAGGTCGCACGGGCCGATCTGGTGATCGACGACCGGCTGGTCGTCGAGGTCAAATCCACCGAAAATTTGCACCCCGTGCACGCGAAACAGGTTCTCACCTATCTCCGGTTGCTGCATATGCCCGTCGGCCTGCTCATCAATTTCGGGGAGCCGACGTTGAAGCAGGGAATTCGCCGTCTCGTAAACGACCATAAAGACTCTGCGTCCTCTGCGTCTCTGCGCGAAAATCTTGATATACCGACGTCCGGATCGACCGGACCATTGCAAGGATAG
- the fabG gene encoding 3-oxoacyl-[acyl-carrier-protein] reductase produces the protein MFDLTGMTALVTGASGGIGSAIAHALAAQGARLAVSGSNADKLSAFRDSLGGDHVALPCNLGDGAEVDALVPSAVEALGKLDILVNNAGVTRDNLILRMKDDEWSDVIRINLEANFRLARAAAKPMMKARFGRIISITSVVGATGNPGQANYAASKAGVTGMTKSLAQELASRGITVNCVAPGFIATAMTADLPDAQKEALNTRIPAGRMGEGDDIAAAVVYLASKEAGYVTGQTLHVNGGMAMLS, from the coding sequence ATGTTCGATCTCACCGGCATGACTGCCCTCGTTACCGGCGCCTCGGGCGGTATCGGCTCGGCCATCGCGCACGCGCTTGCCGCCCAAGGCGCGCGGCTCGCGGTTTCGGGTTCCAATGCTGACAAGCTGAGTGCGTTTCGCGACAGCCTCGGCGGCGATCATGTCGCGCTGCCGTGCAACCTCGGCGATGGCGCCGAAGTCGACGCGCTCGTCCCTTCGGCGGTCGAGGCGCTCGGCAAGCTCGATATCCTCGTCAACAATGCCGGCGTGACGCGCGACAACCTCATCCTGCGGATGAAGGACGACGAATGGTCGGACGTCATCCGCATCAACCTCGAGGCCAATTTCCGCCTCGCGCGCGCCGCGGCGAAGCCGATGATGAAGGCGCGCTTCGGGCGCATTATCTCGATCACCAGCGTCGTCGGCGCCACCGGCAACCCCGGGCAGGCCAACTATGCCGCATCGAAGGCGGGGGTCACCGGCATGACCAAGTCGTTGGCGCAGGAACTGGCGAGCCGCGGCATCACCGTGAACTGCGTCGCGCCGGGTTTCATCGCCACCGCGATGACCGCCGACCTGCCCGACGCGCAGAAGGAGGCGCTCAACACGCGCATCCCCGCGGGCCGCATGGGCGAGGGCGACGATATCGCCGCCGCCGTCGTCTACCTCGCCTCGAAGGAAGCGGGCTATGTCACCGGCCAGACGCTGCACGTGAACGGCGGCATGGCGATGCTATCGTAA
- a CDS encoding TonB-dependent receptor — MRLLASAAFSLGLVLAAPAFAQERGAAGSDDDVHTGDPIIVTAPYVRSLDILGNVSVLEGEELARDIRGQIGDTLTRQPGVSATSFAPGASRPVLRGFSGERVRVLTDGIGSIDVSNTSADHAVTIDPLTVERIEILRGPAVLLFGSQAIGGAVNLFDRRIPRKVPTDHVHIDAIGGYATNANDRNIGSSIDVALAPNLVAHVDGSWRKTGDARAGGYVYAPGIRGDLLHLAEHEIEEGHADEAAELTAQANSRGRIPNTASETWTAAGGLSLINDGGQLGVSVSYYDSNYGVPDRPNTAHEHEGEEEGDDHGHEHGEGPVTIGLKQWRADLRGEVEMGDGFFDKLRIRAGYADYQHTEFEGDEVGTVFYNKGVEGRLELAQNDRGGWRGASGVQYSHRDFDAVGAEAFVPRNLTDQFAVFTLQEFEAGPLGLEAAGRFETTSVRAPALGIERKFDSFSGALGATYDISESAKFGVSVARAVRAPSAEELFSNGPHVATQSFELGDPNLKREASWGAEASFKLKTDAFNLSLTGYSNWFDDFIYSAATGAEEDELPVFQYFQRDAKVYGFEAEASARIAQIGGFNIVGDVTADMTRATIKGAGAHRNVPRIPPLRVLGGLEAQGERLDARAEVEWTDDQNRVAQFETPTKGFTLVNASITWRPLPETKHLSLTLAANNIFDVDARRHASFTKDYVPLAGRDIRLTARASF, encoded by the coding sequence ATGCGCTTGCTTGCTTCCGCCGCCTTTTCCCTCGGGCTGGTCCTCGCCGCCCCCGCTTTCGCGCAGGAGCGCGGCGCCGCCGGCAGCGACGACGATGTCCACACCGGCGACCCGATCATCGTCACCGCGCCCTATGTCCGCAGCCTCGATATCCTGGGCAACGTCTCGGTGCTCGAGGGCGAGGAACTGGCGCGCGACATCCGCGGGCAGATCGGCGACACGCTGACCCGCCAGCCCGGCGTGTCGGCGACCAGCTTCGCCCCCGGCGCCTCGCGCCCGGTGCTGCGCGGCTTTTCGGGCGAGCGCGTGCGCGTGCTGACCGACGGCATCGGGTCGATCGACGTGTCGAACACCTCCGCCGACCATGCCGTCACGATCGACCCGCTGACCGTCGAGCGCATCGAGATATTGCGCGGCCCCGCGGTGCTGCTGTTCGGCAGCCAGGCCATCGGCGGCGCGGTCAACCTGTTCGACCGGCGGATTCCCAGGAAAGTGCCGACCGACCATGTCCATATCGACGCGATCGGCGGCTATGCGACCAACGCGAACGACCGCAACATCGGCAGTTCGATCGACGTCGCGCTGGCGCCGAACCTCGTCGCGCATGTCGACGGCAGCTGGCGCAAGACCGGCGACGCGCGCGCCGGCGGCTATGTCTATGCGCCGGGCATCCGCGGCGACCTGCTCCACCTCGCCGAGCACGAGATCGAGGAAGGCCATGCCGACGAGGCCGCCGAACTGACCGCGCAGGCCAACAGCCGCGGCAGAATCCCCAACACCGCGAGCGAAACCTGGACCGCCGCGGGCGGGCTGTCGCTGATCAACGATGGCGGCCAGCTCGGCGTGTCGGTCAGCTATTATGACAGCAATTACGGCGTGCCCGATCGCCCGAACACCGCGCACGAGCATGAGGGCGAAGAGGAAGGCGACGATCACGGCCATGAGCATGGCGAAGGCCCAGTCACTATCGGGTTGAAGCAGTGGCGCGCCGACCTGCGCGGCGAGGTCGAGATGGGCGACGGTTTCTTCGACAAATTGCGCATTCGCGCGGGCTATGCCGATTACCAGCACACCGAGTTCGAGGGCGACGAGGTCGGTACCGTCTTCTACAACAAGGGCGTCGAGGGCCGGCTCGAGCTGGCGCAGAACGACCGCGGCGGCTGGCGCGGCGCGAGCGGGGTGCAGTATAGCCACCGCGATTTCGACGCGGTGGGCGCGGAGGCCTTCGTACCGCGCAACCTGACCGACCAGTTCGCGGTCTTCACGCTGCAGGAGTTTGAGGCGGGCCCGCTCGGGCTCGAAGCCGCCGGCCGCTTCGAGACGACCAGCGTCCGCGCCCCGGCGCTGGGCATCGAGCGCAAGTTCGACAGCTTCTCGGGCGCGCTCGGCGCGACCTATGACATCAGCGAAAGCGCCAAGTTCGGCGTGTCGGTGGCGCGCGCCGTGCGCGCGCCGTCGGCCGAAGAGCTGTTCTCGAACGGTCCCCATGTCGCGACGCAGAGCTTCGAGCTCGGCGATCCGAATTTGAAGCGCGAAGCGAGCTGGGGCGCCGAGGCCTCGTTCAAGCTCAAGACCGATGCCTTCAACCTGAGCCTAACCGGCTATTCGAACTGGTTCGACGACTTCATCTATTCGGCCGCGACCGGCGCCGAAGAGGACGAGCTCCCCGTCTTCCAATATTTCCAGCGCGACGCGAAGGTCTATGGCTTCGAGGCCGAGGCGAGCGCGCGGATCGCGCAGATCGGCGGCTTCAACATCGTCGGCGACGTCACCGCCGACATGACGCGCGCGACGATCAAGGGCGCGGGCGCCCACCGCAACGTCCCGCGCATCCCGCCGCTGCGCGTGCTCGGCGGTCTGGAAGCGCAGGGCGAGCGCCTCGACGCGCGCGCCGAGGTCGAATGGACCGACGACCAGAACCGCGTCGCGCAGTTCGAGACGCCGACCAAGGGCTTCACCCTGGTCAATGCGTCGATCACCTGGCGTCCGCTGCCCGAGACCAAGCATCTGTCGCTGACCCTCGCCGCGAACAATATCTTCGACGTCGATGCGCGGCGCCACGCGAGCTTTACCAAGGATTATGTGCCGCTCGCCGGCCGCGACATCCGCCTGACCGCCCGCGCGAGCTTCTGA
- a CDS encoding cysteine synthase A translates to MTIAQTSLELIGNTPLVLLKGPSEATACEIWGKCEYANPGGSVKDRAALYIVRDAEANGSLKPGGTIVEGTAGNTGIGLALVANALGYKTIIVMPDNQSAEKMATIRALGAELVLVPPAPFANPGHFVHTSRRIAEETDNAIWANQFDNIANRKAHIFGTAEEIWEQMDGRLDGFTCAAGTGGTIAGTGLGLKAKDEAITVALTDPHGAGLYNYYQCGELKPEGSSVAEGIGQNRITANLEGAPIDTQFRISDAEGLDVVRQLLDEEGLCLGLSSGINVAGAMALARQLGPGKRIATILCDSGFRYLSTLYNPEWRASKGLAT, encoded by the coding sequence ATGACCATTGCGCAAACCAGCCTCGAGCTGATCGGCAACACGCCGCTTGTCCTGCTCAAAGGCCCCAGCGAAGCCACGGCATGCGAAATCTGGGGCAAATGCGAATATGCCAACCCGGGCGGATCGGTGAAGGACCGTGCCGCGCTCTATATCGTGCGCGATGCCGAGGCGAATGGCAGCCTGAAGCCCGGCGGCACGATCGTCGAGGGGACTGCGGGCAACACCGGCATCGGGCTGGCGCTAGTCGCCAACGCGTTGGGGTACAAGACGATCATCGTCATGCCCGACAACCAGAGCGCCGAGAAGATGGCGACGATCCGCGCGCTCGGCGCCGAGCTGGTGCTCGTGCCGCCCGCGCCCTTCGCCAACCCCGGCCATTTCGTCCACACCTCGCGCCGCATCGCCGAGGAAACCGACAATGCGATCTGGGCGAACCAGTTCGACAATATCGCCAACCGCAAGGCGCATATCTTCGGCACCGCCGAGGAGATCTGGGAGCAGATGGACGGGCGCCTCGACGGTTTCACCTGCGCCGCGGGCACCGGCGGGACGATCGCGGGGACGGGGCTGGGGCTGAAAGCCAAGGACGAGGCGATCACCGTCGCGCTCACCGACCCGCATGGCGCCGGCCTCTATAATTATTACCAGTGCGGCGAATTGAAGCCCGAGGGCTCGAGCGTCGCGGAGGGCATCGGCCAGAACCGCATCACCGCGAACCTCGAAGGCGCGCCGATCGACACCCAATTCCGCATCTCCGATGCCGAGGGGCTCGACGTGGTGCGCCAGCTGCTCGACGAAGAGGGGCTGTGCCTCGGGCTGTCGTCGGGGATCAACGTCGCGGGCGCGATGGCACTCGCGCGCCAGCTCGGCCCCGGCAAGCGCATCGCGACGATCCTCTGCGACAGCGGCTTCCGCTATCTTTCGACGCTCTACAATCCCGAATGGCGCGCATCGAAGGGGCTGGCGACATGA